A single window of Kitasatospora sp. HUAS MG31 DNA harbors:
- a CDS encoding acyl-CoA dehydrogenase family protein, protein MTSTAAPTAHPAGPAAAPEDRTEVAEALARLPRVVDLLAARAEEHDRDGTFPYQGVEAVHEAGLLTLTVGRRYGGPGATLAETCRALAELGRGDASVALLTAHTLLHHADQARTGAWPVAGYRRLLTESRRGPALVTTLDAEPGGPAPLPATVARREGDDWFLTGRKADCAGAEALAWMAVRARTEEPVPRVGTFLVRGDSPGVEIDPTADQLGLRASAGHEVVLDGARVAPEAVIRLGAPGSALPDDLARAWRDLALSAVFLGVGRAAQDWLVGFLRRRTPANLSEPLATLPRHRAALGELAASLIGAGELLHGLAAAVDRGETTAPARAGTVRLLVNRTVTGAVQQALTISGSPGLSRRHPLERFLRDALSAPAHFPPDEAVLEGLARTLLDGPARRG, encoded by the coding sequence ATGACCAGCACCGCCGCCCCGACCGCACACCCGGCCGGACCGGCCGCCGCCCCCGAGGACCGTACCGAGGTCGCCGAGGCGCTCGCCCGGCTGCCCCGGGTGGTCGACCTGCTGGCCGCCCGTGCCGAGGAGCACGACCGCGACGGCACCTTCCCGTACCAGGGCGTGGAGGCCGTCCACGAGGCCGGGCTGCTCACCCTGACCGTCGGCCGCCGGTACGGCGGACCCGGCGCCACCCTCGCCGAGACCTGCCGGGCGCTGGCCGAACTCGGCCGCGGCGACGCCTCGGTCGCCCTGCTCACCGCCCACACCCTGCTCCACCACGCCGACCAGGCCCGGACCGGCGCCTGGCCGGTCGCCGGCTACCGCCGGCTGCTCACCGAGTCGCGCCGCGGGCCCGCCCTGGTCACCACCCTGGACGCCGAGCCCGGCGGGCCGGCCCCGCTGCCCGCCACGGTGGCCCGACGGGAGGGCGACGACTGGTTCCTGACGGGCCGGAAGGCGGACTGCGCCGGCGCCGAGGCGCTCGCCTGGATGGCGGTCCGGGCCCGCACCGAGGAGCCGGTGCCGCGGGTCGGCACCTTCCTGGTCCGCGGGGACAGCCCCGGGGTGGAGATCGACCCGACCGCCGACCAGCTGGGGCTGCGCGCCAGCGCCGGACACGAGGTGGTGCTCGACGGGGCGCGGGTGGCACCGGAAGCAGTGATACGACTGGGCGCGCCCGGTTCCGCGCTTCCGGACGACCTCGCGCGCGCCTGGCGCGACCTCGCGCTGTCGGCCGTGTTCCTCGGCGTGGGACGTGCCGCGCAGGACTGGCTGGTCGGATTCCTGCGCCGGCGTACGCCCGCGAACCTCAGCGAGCCGCTCGCCACCCTGCCGCGCCACCGCGCCGCCCTGGGCGAGCTGGCCGCCTCCCTGATCGGTGCCGGGGAACTGCTCCACGGCCTGGCCGCGGCCGTGGACCGTGGCGAGACCACCGCGCCCGCCCGGGCCGGAACCGTCCGCCTGCTGGTCAACCGGACCGTGACCGGCGCCGTCCAGCAGGCGCTGACGATCTCCGGCAGCCCGGGGCTGAGCCGCCGCCACCCGCTGGAGCGGTTCCTGCGGGACGCGCTCAGCGCCCCGGCACACTTCCCGCCGGACGAGGCCGTGCTGGAGGGCCTCGCCCGGACCCTGCTGGACGGGCCCGCCCGGCGCGGCTGA
- a CDS encoding putative leader peptide codes for MPPRLPLLTRRRYLDLRRLAGAACTGG; via the coding sequence GTGCCCCCACGCCTCCCGCTGCTGACCCGCCGCAGGTACCTCGACCTGCGGCGGCTCGCCGGCGCCGCGTGTACCGGCGGATGA
- a CDS encoding DUF397 domain-containing protein gives MADDSGSSAEGGVLVEGPRKPAPDLTGAKWLSSPQGVGDVQIAFVEGHIAMRDGRDPDGPALIFTPAEWQAFVLGARDGEFDPA, from the coding sequence ATGGCGGACGACAGCGGCAGCAGCGCGGAGGGCGGAGTCCTGGTCGAGGGCCCGCGGAAGCCGGCACCGGACCTCACCGGAGCAAAGTGGCTCTCCAGCCCGCAGGGGGTCGGCGACGTGCAGATCGCCTTCGTCGAGGGCCACATCGCGATGCGGGACGGACGCGACCCCGACGGTCCGGCCCTGATCTTCACGCCGGCGGAGTGGCAGGCCTTCGTCCTCGGGGCCCGGGACGGCGAGTTCGACCCCGCCTGA
- a CDS encoding PTS-dependent dihydroxyacetone kinase phosphotransferase subunit DhaM: MDRRDGSRADVIPISDAPSAPQTVSLPRPTRPAGHGRVGVVLVSHSQELAAATRALALAIVNTDNPAPVAATGGALADGLGTSALLIAAAARRVDQGHGVAVLCDLGSAVSTVLALLADADEHGLPFPVRFANAPFVEGAVAAVTTATAGGDLSAVLDAAEETYRQHKI, from the coding sequence ATGGACCGCCGGGACGGCAGCCGCGCCGACGTCATCCCCATCTCCGATGCCCCGTCCGCCCCGCAGACCGTCTCGCTCCCCCGCCCCACCCGGCCGGCCGGCCACGGGCGGGTGGGCGTGGTGCTGGTCTCGCACAGCCAGGAGCTGGCCGCCGCCACCCGGGCCCTCGCGCTGGCCATCGTGAACACCGACAACCCCGCGCCGGTCGCCGCCACCGGCGGTGCCCTCGCCGACGGCCTCGGCACCAGCGCCCTGTTGATCGCGGCGGCCGCCCGCCGGGTGGACCAGGGGCACGGGGTGGCGGTGCTCTGCGACCTCGGCAGCGCGGTCAGCACGGTCCTGGCGCTGCTGGCCGACGCGGACGAGCACGGCCTGCCGTTCCCGGTCCGGTTCGCCAACGCCCCCTTCGTGGAGGGGGCGGTGGCCGCGGTCACCACGGCCACCGCGGGCGGGGACCTCTCCGCGGTCCTGGACGCCGCCGAGGAGACGTACCGGCAGCACAAGATCTGA
- a CDS encoding NAD-dependent epimerase/dehydratase family protein, protein MRVVVTGGAGFIGANLSRALLARPEVEQVRVVDNFATGSKSNLDGLDVALYEGSILDPGLLDEAFTGADAVVHLAALPSVPRSVADPLASHHANATGTLQVLEAARRAGGLYVAAASSSSVYGANRELPKRETMRTAPMSPYAVSKLATEAYLAAYHHCYGLGVLPLRFFNVFGPLQPAGHAYAAVIPAFLDAALAGRPLGVHGDGRQSRDFTYVGTVTQVITEAVVNRVVHPDPVNLAFGTRTTLLELIAEMGEVLGHPLEVAHADPRPGDVRDSQADNARLRELFPDVVPVGLREGLERTADWFRTL, encoded by the coding sequence ATGCGTGTGGTCGTCACCGGCGGCGCGGGGTTCATCGGCGCCAACCTGTCCCGGGCGCTGCTGGCGCGCCCCGAGGTGGAGCAGGTGAGGGTGGTGGACAATTTCGCCACCGGGTCCAAGTCCAACCTGGACGGTCTGGACGTCGCCCTCTACGAGGGCAGCATCCTCGACCCCGGTCTGCTGGACGAGGCGTTCACCGGCGCCGACGCCGTGGTGCACCTGGCGGCGCTGCCCTCCGTCCCGCGTTCGGTGGCCGATCCGCTGGCCAGCCACCACGCCAACGCCACCGGCACCCTGCAGGTGCTGGAGGCCGCCCGCCGGGCCGGCGGGCTGTACGTGGCCGCCGCCTCGTCCTCCTCCGTCTACGGGGCGAACCGCGAGCTGCCCAAGCGGGAGACCATGCGGACCGCCCCGATGAGCCCGTACGCGGTGAGCAAGCTCGCCACCGAGGCCTACCTGGCGGCGTACCACCACTGCTACGGCCTGGGCGTGCTGCCGCTGCGGTTCTTCAACGTGTTCGGCCCGCTCCAGCCGGCCGGGCACGCGTACGCCGCGGTGATCCCCGCCTTCCTGGACGCCGCGCTGGCCGGCCGGCCGCTCGGGGTGCACGGCGACGGCCGGCAGAGCCGCGACTTCACCTACGTCGGGACGGTCACCCAGGTGATCACCGAAGCCGTGGTGAACCGGGTGGTCCACCCGGACCCGGTCAACCTGGCCTTCGGCACCCGGACCACCCTGCTGGAGCTGATCGCCGAGATGGGCGAGGTCCTCGGCCACCCGCTGGAGGTCGCGCACGCCGACCCGCGGCCGGGTGACGTCCGTGACTCCCAGGCCGACAACGCCCGCCTGCGCGAGCTGTTCCCGGACGTGGTCCCGGTGGGTCTGCGCGAGGGCCTGGAGCGTACGGCGGACTGGTTCCGCACCCTCTGA
- a CDS encoding NUDIX hydrolase has protein sequence MAIPPFLAELRSFVGTRPLWLTGVAAVIVDGQDRVLLERRADNGCWDLVGGILDPGEHPADGVARECLEETGVVVEPEALTSVTVSPMIDYPNGDRAQYLDLTFRCRPVSGEARVNDDESLEVGWFGRDELPELGEYALRRLGLALEFEGETVFAFGGVLR, from the coding sequence ATGGCCATTCCCCCGTTCCTCGCCGAGCTCCGCAGCTTCGTCGGCACCCGCCCCCTCTGGCTGACCGGCGTCGCCGCCGTGATCGTGGACGGGCAGGACCGGGTGCTGCTGGAACGGCGGGCCGACAACGGCTGCTGGGACCTGGTCGGCGGCATCCTCGACCCGGGGGAGCACCCCGCGGACGGCGTGGCGCGCGAGTGCCTGGAGGAGACCGGCGTGGTGGTCGAGCCGGAGGCGCTGACCTCGGTCACCGTCTCGCCGATGATCGACTACCCGAACGGCGACCGGGCGCAGTACCTGGACCTGACGTTCCGCTGCCGGCCGGTCTCCGGCGAGGCGCGGGTGAACGACGACGAGTCGCTGGAGGTCGGCTGGTTCGGCCGGGACGAGCTGCCCGAGCTCGGGGAGTACGCCCTCCGACGGCTCGGTCTCGCCCTGGAGTTCGAGGGCGAGACCGTGTTCGCCTTCGGCGGTGTCCTGCGCTGA
- a CDS encoding NeuD/PglB/VioB family sugar acetyltransferase yields MAEQLWIAGAGGVGREALDTAVAAGVPVAGFLDDRAQGGTVRGLPVVVPAELPAGAPYLIGIADPAVRLRLAALLDGIGGVARTLVHPRALIAPETELGPGCLVMGGAYVSSSVRFGAHSQVHYNATVGHDSVLGERVTVYPGGNVSGSVVLADGATVGSNAVVLQGRKVGRGAFVGAAAVVTRDVPEETVVVGSPARPLRRSDQG; encoded by the coding sequence ATGGCTGAGCAGTTGTGGATCGCCGGGGCGGGTGGGGTCGGGCGGGAGGCGTTGGACACGGCGGTGGCGGCGGGGGTACCGGTGGCGGGGTTCCTGGACGACCGGGCGCAGGGGGGTACCGTCCGCGGCCTGCCGGTCGTCGTCCCCGCGGAGCTCCCGGCCGGGGCGCCGTACCTGATCGGCATCGCCGATCCGGCCGTCCGCCTCCGCCTGGCGGCCTTGCTGGACGGGATCGGCGGGGTGGCCAGGACGCTGGTGCACCCTCGGGCGCTGATCGCGCCGGAGACCGAGCTCGGCCCCGGCTGTCTGGTGATGGGTGGGGCGTACGTGTCCAGCAGCGTCCGGTTCGGCGCGCACAGCCAGGTGCACTACAACGCGACGGTGGGCCATGACAGCGTGCTGGGGGAGCGGGTGACGGTCTATCCGGGCGGCAACGTCTCGGGGTCGGTGGTGCTGGCGGACGGTGCGACGGTGGGGAGCAACGCGGTGGTGCTGCAGGGCCGGAAGGTGGGCCGGGGGGCTTTCGTCGGGGCGGCGGCGGTGGTCACCCGGGACGTGCCCGAGGAGACGGTGGTGGTGGGCTCGCCGGCGCGACCGCTACGGAGGTCCGACCAGGGATAG
- a CDS encoding sugar transferase produces the protein MRRAGDLAVASLAGLIAVPLGLMIALLIRCTMGGPVIFRQTRTGLAGREFEILKFRTMRDRRFAEEEDAPRITRLGALLRKTSLDELPQLWNVARGDMGIIGPRPTLPEQVVHYTQAQRGRLAVRPGLTGWAQVRGRNSISWPERIELDLWYIANRSLVLDLRILVLTVKVLLRPTGITGAGGVNPGFPVPAETPGQTQASQVRIVLPRQATGPRLAPEELSS, from the coding sequence GTGAGGCGTGCCGGAGACCTGGCGGTCGCCTCACTGGCCGGACTGATCGCCGTACCGCTCGGCCTGATGATCGCCCTGCTGATCCGCTGCACCATGGGCGGACCGGTGATCTTCCGTCAGACCCGGACCGGGCTGGCGGGCCGGGAGTTCGAGATCCTCAAGTTCCGCACCATGCGGGACAGACGCTTCGCCGAGGAGGAGGACGCGCCACGGATCACCCGGCTCGGCGCCCTGCTCCGCAAGACCAGCCTGGACGAACTGCCCCAGCTGTGGAACGTGGCCCGCGGTGACATGGGGATCATCGGACCGCGGCCGACCCTGCCGGAGCAGGTCGTCCACTACACGCAGGCCCAGCGCGGACGGCTCGCCGTCCGGCCCGGGCTCACCGGCTGGGCCCAGGTCAGGGGGAGGAACTCGATCAGCTGGCCGGAGCGGATCGAGCTGGACCTGTGGTATATCGCGAACCGGTCGCTGGTGCTGGACCTGCGGATCCTGGTGCTGACGGTGAAGGTGCTGCTGCGGCCCACCGGGATCACCGGCGCGGGCGGGGTGAACCCCGGCTTCCCGGTGCCGGCGGAGACGCCCGGGCAGACGCAGGCGAGCCAGGTACGGATCGTGCTGCCGCGGCAGGCGACCGGGCCGCGGCTCGCGCCGGAGGAACTCAGCAGCTGA
- a CDS encoding glycosyltransferase, with the protein MPEPVSPMPRLRGEGGRPLRVAHLTTVDMSLQLLLATELKVDLEAGFETYGISAPGPYLPRLEAIGVRHEPLHALTRAWQPRADAAAGRELLAVLSRIRPDVLHTHNPKTGVLGRVIGRLAGVPVVVNTCHGLWAQAHDPLAKRAVVLGAEALAARFSHAELYQNGEDRRTLSRAVPRYRSRVVGNGVDLTRFTAGAAVRARVRAELGVAEGELLVGGVGRQVAEKGIREYAEAARALAGKARFLWIGPEDPDKPDALDGAESGVEFLGSRSDMPELYAALDLFVLPSYREGFSRSAMEAAASGLPMVLSDIRGCREIGTHGEHLLLAPPGDARALTGALDRLLTEPDLRDRLGAAARRRALAAFDQRAVARISVETYAAVARSRGLPWLIG; encoded by the coding sequence GTGCCTGAGCCCGTGTCCCCGATGCCGCGGCTGCGCGGCGAGGGCGGTCGTCCGCTGCGCGTCGCCCACCTGACCACCGTCGACATGAGCCTCCAGCTGCTGCTGGCCACCGAGCTCAAGGTCGACCTGGAAGCCGGGTTCGAGACCTACGGGATCAGCGCGCCCGGGCCGTACCTGCCGCGGCTGGAGGCCATCGGCGTCCGGCACGAGCCGCTGCACGCGCTCACCCGGGCCTGGCAGCCCCGGGCCGACGCCGCCGCCGGCCGGGAGCTGCTCGCCGTCCTGAGCCGGATCCGCCCGGACGTGCTGCACACCCACAACCCCAAGACCGGCGTGCTGGGCCGGGTGATCGGCCGGCTGGCCGGCGTCCCGGTGGTGGTCAACACCTGCCACGGGCTCTGGGCGCAGGCCCACGACCCGCTCGCCAAACGGGCGGTCGTGCTGGGGGCGGAGGCCCTCGCGGCCCGCTTCTCGCACGCCGAGCTGTACCAGAACGGCGAGGACCGCCGGACGCTGTCCCGGGCCGTGCCCCGGTACCGCTCGCGGGTGGTCGGCAACGGCGTGGACCTGACCCGGTTCACCGCCGGGGCCGCCGTCCGGGCCCGGGTCCGCGCCGAGCTGGGCGTGGCCGAGGGCGAGCTGCTGGTCGGCGGCGTGGGCCGGCAGGTGGCCGAGAAGGGCATCCGGGAGTACGCCGAGGCGGCCCGGGCGCTGGCCGGCAAGGCCCGGTTCCTCTGGATCGGTCCCGAGGACCCGGACAAGCCCGACGCCCTGGACGGCGCCGAGAGCGGGGTCGAGTTCCTCGGGAGCCGCTCCGACATGCCCGAGCTGTACGCCGCGCTCGACCTCTTCGTCCTCCCCTCCTACCGGGAGGGCTTCTCCCGCTCCGCCATGGAGGCCGCCGCCAGCGGACTGCCGATGGTGCTGAGCGACATCCGCGGCTGCCGGGAGATCGGCACCCACGGCGAGCACCTGCTGCTCGCCCCGCCCGGCGACGCCCGGGCGCTCACCGGCGCGCTCGACCGGCTCCTCACCGAGCCCGACCTGCGCGACCGGCTCGGAGCGGCGGCCCGCCGCCGGGCCCTGGCCGCGTTCGACCAGCGCGCGGTCGCCCGGATATCCGTGGAGACCTACGCCGCCGTCGCCAGGTCCCGCGGGCTGCCCTGGCTGATCGGCTGA
- a CDS encoding polysaccharide deacetylase family protein has translation MGTTAAPAAAGGIRAQVKQQLARAAGTVPGEGATVLIYHRVGGGSADELDVTTTGFTAQVDLLAELPPGRVVSLDEAADRLQAGRRTPSTVLTFDDGFADVYENAWPLLRERGLPFTVYLASGHVGGEMRWEGSTAKGAGAPGLSWEQLREMADSGLCTVANHTRSHARPELLSTEELDACNDDVEQHLGTRPRHFAYTWGVPVPHMETALRARFRTAATGQVGRNLPGYDPARFLRVPVRRTDPIDFYRAKLYGRLIPERAYARIVATAKAVGARA, from the coding sequence ATGGGCACCACCGCCGCGCCCGCGGCAGCCGGAGGCATCAGGGCGCAGGTCAAGCAGCAACTCGCGCGAGCCGCCGGCACCGTCCCCGGCGAGGGCGCGACCGTCCTCATCTACCACCGGGTCGGCGGCGGCAGCGCCGACGAGCTCGACGTCACCACCACCGGCTTCACCGCCCAGGTTGACCTGCTCGCCGAACTCCCGCCCGGCCGGGTGGTCTCCCTGGACGAGGCCGCCGACCGCCTCCAGGCCGGCCGACGCACCCCCAGCACCGTCCTCACCTTCGACGACGGCTTCGCCGACGTGTACGAGAACGCCTGGCCGCTGCTCCGCGAGCGCGGGCTGCCGTTCACCGTGTACCTGGCCAGCGGCCACGTCGGCGGCGAGATGCGCTGGGAGGGCTCCACCGCCAAGGGCGCCGGCGCCCCGGGCCTCAGCTGGGAGCAGCTGCGGGAGATGGCCGACTCGGGCCTGTGCACCGTCGCCAACCACACCCGCAGCCACGCCCGCCCCGAGCTGCTCAGCACCGAGGAGCTGGACGCCTGCAACGACGACGTCGAGCAGCACCTGGGCACCCGGCCCCGGCACTTCGCGTACACCTGGGGCGTGCCCGTCCCGCACATGGAGACCGCCCTGCGGGCCCGGTTCCGCACCGCGGCCACCGGGCAGGTCGGCCGGAACCTGCCCGGGTACGACCCGGCCCGGTTCCTCCGCGTCCCGGTCCGCCGCACCGACCCGATCGACTTCTACCGCGCCAAGCTGTACGGCCGGCTGATCCCCGAGCGCGCCTACGCCCGGATCGTCGCCACCGCCAAGGCGGTGGGCGCCCGTGCCTGA
- a CDS encoding polysaccharide deacetylase family protein has product MPYSEATTISTSVHAFAPKPAAAPVRAPQPRACGRRERGGWLRFSPAQPLFRARAAQRLAVLAYHGVTDPRSFDAQLDRLQRLATPVSLEAVERAVAEGRPLPPRSVLITFDDTDRTVLTHALPALAARRIPAAAFVIAELIGTDRPFWWHEAAFLARHGGQTRLVPTGDPTRLLARLKALPDPDRRRCLHELRVSARRRPPRQEQLGPEDLRALRSADVAIGNHTLGHPSLSRCDDATVHAEITGAHLALEQWLGEAPSAFAYPDGGYDARADAVLRQLGYRLGFLSDHRLGPRLPSHPLRISRLQVDSTTSTRRFDTILSGLEPALQRWRGVA; this is encoded by the coding sequence GTGCCGTACTCCGAGGCCACCACGATCAGCACATCCGTCCACGCGTTCGCACCGAAGCCGGCCGCCGCTCCGGTGCGGGCCCCGCAGCCGCGGGCCTGCGGCCGGCGGGAGCGCGGCGGCTGGCTCCGGTTCTCGCCGGCCCAGCCGCTGTTCCGGGCCAGAGCCGCGCAGCGGCTCGCCGTGCTCGCCTACCACGGGGTCACCGACCCGCGGTCCTTCGACGCCCAGCTGGACCGCCTCCAGCGGCTGGCCACCCCGGTCTCGCTGGAGGCCGTGGAGCGGGCCGTGGCCGAGGGGCGGCCGCTGCCGCCGCGCAGCGTGCTGATCACCTTCGACGACACCGACCGGACGGTGCTGACCCACGCGCTGCCCGCGCTGGCGGCCCGGCGGATCCCGGCGGCCGCGTTCGTGATCGCCGAGCTGATCGGGACGGACCGGCCGTTCTGGTGGCACGAGGCGGCGTTCCTGGCGCGGCACGGCGGGCAGACCCGGCTGGTGCCGACCGGCGATCCGACCCGGCTGCTGGCCCGGCTCAAGGCGCTGCCCGACCCGGACCGCCGGCGCTGCCTGCACGAGCTGCGGGTGAGCGCCCGGCGGCGTCCGCCGCGGCAGGAGCAGCTCGGCCCGGAGGACCTGCGGGCGCTGCGCTCGGCGGACGTGGCGATCGGCAACCACACCCTGGGCCACCCGTCGCTGAGCCGCTGCGACGACGCGACCGTGCACGCCGAGATCACCGGCGCGCACCTGGCGCTGGAGCAGTGGCTGGGCGAGGCGCCGAGCGCCTTCGCGTACCCGGACGGCGGGTACGACGCCCGGGCGGACGCGGTGCTGCGGCAGCTCGGGTACCGGCTGGGGTTCCTCTCGGACCACCGGCTGGGCCCCCGGCTCCCCTCGCACCCGCTGCGGATCAGCCGGCTGCAGGTGGACTCCACCACCAGCACCCGCCGGTTCGACACCATCCTGTCCGGCCTGGAGCCGGCGCTGCAGCGCTGGCGCGGGGTGGCCTGA
- a CDS encoding tyrosine-protein phosphatase, whose translation MGRHVAFTRLHNFRDLGGYRTADGRTVRWSALYRSDSLDKLAGSAQDLARFRALGVRTVVDLRYPWEIERAGRVPETPGLAYHNLSIEHRPYDQAALAPSVDPGRYLADRFAEVAEDGVAEIAAALRLIAEPADGPLVFHCASGKDRTGIIAALVLTALGVPEDTVVADFALTALATDRLVADWHARYPDKTLVWPGYGRAPGAVMRNFLADLTTAYGSPRAYVTDRLGLGPGIVDALRGTLLAAV comes from the coding sequence ATGGGGAGACACGTCGCCTTCACGCGCCTGCACAACTTCCGCGACCTCGGGGGTTACCGCACGGCCGACGGACGGACGGTGCGCTGGTCCGCGCTCTACCGCTCCGACTCGCTGGACAAGCTGGCCGGATCGGCCCAGGACCTGGCCCGGTTCCGCGCCCTGGGCGTCCGCACCGTCGTCGACCTGCGCTACCCCTGGGAGATCGAGCGGGCCGGACGCGTCCCCGAGACCCCCGGCCTGGCGTACCACAACCTCAGCATCGAGCACCGCCCGTACGACCAGGCGGCACTCGCCCCCTCGGTCGACCCCGGCCGGTACCTGGCCGACCGGTTCGCCGAGGTGGCCGAGGACGGCGTCGCGGAGATCGCCGCCGCACTGCGGCTGATCGCCGAGCCCGCCGACGGCCCGCTGGTCTTCCACTGCGCCTCCGGCAAGGACCGCACCGGCATCATCGCCGCCCTGGTGCTCACCGCCCTCGGCGTCCCCGAGGACACCGTGGTGGCCGACTTCGCGCTCACCGCCCTGGCCACCGACCGGCTGGTCGCCGACTGGCACGCCAGGTACCCGGACAAGACCCTGGTCTGGCCCGGGTACGGGCGCGCCCCCGGGGCGGTCATGCGCAACTTCCTCGCCGACCTCACCACCGCGTACGGCTCCCCGCGCGCCTACGTCACCGACCGGCTCGGCCTCGGCCCCGGCATCGTGGACGCGCTGCGCGGCACCCTGCTGGCGGCGGTCTGA
- a CDS encoding glutamate racemase gives MKIALVDSGLGLLAAAAALRGLRPDVDLVVSNDPAGMPWGPRTPEDLTERALACARAAAAFAPDALVVACNTASVHALAALRAELEPGLPVIGTVPAIKPAAAAGGRVAIWATPATTGSPYQRGLIAEFAAGAEVAEVACPGLADAVERADDAAIGAAVADAAARTPEGTAAIVLGCTHYELVEDRIRAAVLPRAAEGLRLYGSADAVAAQTLRRVGPAAGTPGGGTLTVLHSGRPAALQAAAAHYPQGRVIAGAVPAA, from the coding sequence GTGAAGATCGCACTGGTGGACTCCGGACTCGGACTGCTCGCCGCGGCCGCCGCCCTGCGGGGCCTGCGGCCCGACGTCGACCTCGTGGTCTCCAACGACCCCGCGGGCATGCCCTGGGGGCCGCGTACCCCCGAGGACCTCACCGAGCGGGCGCTGGCCTGCGCCCGCGCCGCGGCCGCCTTCGCGCCGGACGCCCTGGTGGTCGCCTGCAACACCGCCTCGGTGCACGCCCTCGCCGCGCTCCGCGCCGAGCTGGAGCCCGGCCTGCCCGTGATCGGCACCGTCCCGGCGATCAAGCCCGCCGCCGCGGCCGGCGGCCGGGTCGCCATCTGGGCCACCCCCGCCACCACCGGCAGCCCGTACCAGCGCGGCCTGATCGCCGAGTTCGCGGCCGGCGCCGAGGTCGCCGAGGTGGCCTGCCCGGGCCTGGCGGACGCCGTGGAGCGCGCCGACGACGCGGCGATCGGGGCCGCGGTCGCCGACGCCGCCGCCCGCACCCCGGAGGGCACCGCCGCGATCGTCCTCGGCTGCACCCACTACGAGCTGGTCGAGGACCGGATCCGCGCCGCCGTCCTGCCGCGGGCCGCCGAGGGGCTGCGGCTGTACGGCTCCGCCGACGCGGTGGCCGCCCAGACCCTGCGCCGGGTCGGCCCGGCCGCCGGTACCCCGGGCGGCGGCACCCTCACCGTCCTGCACTCCGGCCGGCCGGCCGCGCTGCAGGCCGCGGCCGCCCACTACCCCCAGGGACGGGTGATCGCGGGGGCGGTGCCCGCCGCCTGA
- a CDS encoding glycosyltransferase translates to MTVLLWLSVSSLLVWIGLTCGHGWFWRTDQRLPERRPPARWPRVAVVVPARDEAEVLPASLPSLLAQRYPGEARVVLVDDHSSDGTGDLARALGAGGGLPLTVTTPPPLPAGWTGKLWALRHGVELAGSADYLLLTDADIAHGPHSLAALVEAAETGGLDLVSQMARLRVETRWERLVVPAFVYFFAQLYPFRRSNRPGTRTAAAAGGCSLVRRTALERAGGVAAVRGAVIDDVSLARAVKRTGGRTWLGLAEQVDSVRPYPRPAQLWRMVSRSAYAQLRYSPVLLAGTVLGLGLVYLVPPVAAFAGAATGRWGTAAAGGAAWALMAGTFAPMLRYYRQPVASAVLLPFTALLYLLMTVDSAVQHGRGRGAAWKGRTYPRPADGPGGGDGPGDGPGNALGNRTMIGED, encoded by the coding sequence ATGACCGTCCTGCTGTGGCTCTCGGTGTCCTCGCTGCTGGTCTGGATCGGGCTGACCTGCGGCCACGGGTGGTTCTGGCGGACCGATCAGCGGCTGCCCGAACGGCGCCCGCCGGCCCGGTGGCCGCGGGTGGCGGTGGTCGTACCGGCCCGGGACGAGGCCGAGGTGCTGCCGGCGAGCCTGCCGAGCCTGCTCGCGCAGCGGTACCCGGGTGAGGCCCGGGTGGTCCTGGTGGACGACCACAGCTCCGACGGCACCGGCGACCTGGCCCGCGCCCTCGGCGCCGGCGGCGGACTGCCGCTGACCGTCACCACCCCTCCCCCGCTGCCGGCCGGCTGGACCGGCAAGCTCTGGGCGCTGCGGCACGGTGTGGAGCTGGCCGGCTCGGCGGACTACCTCCTCCTCACCGACGCGGACATCGCCCACGGGCCCCACTCGCTGGCCGCCCTGGTCGAGGCGGCCGAGACCGGCGGCCTGGACCTGGTCTCCCAGATGGCCCGGCTGCGGGTGGAGACCCGCTGGGAACGGCTGGTCGTACCCGCCTTCGTGTACTTCTTCGCGCAGCTGTACCCGTTCCGGCGCAGCAACCGGCCGGGGACGCGGACGGCGGCCGCGGCCGGCGGCTGCTCGCTGGTGCGGCGCACCGCCCTGGAGCGGGCCGGCGGGGTGGCGGCGGTCCGCGGCGCGGTGATCGACGACGTCTCGCTGGCCCGGGCCGTCAAGCGCACCGGCGGGCGGACCTGGCTCGGCCTCGCCGAGCAGGTGGACAGCGTCCGCCCGTACCCGCGGCCGGCGCAGCTGTGGCGGATGGTCTCCCGCAGCGCCTACGCCCAGCTGCGGTACTCGCCGGTGCTGCTGGCCGGCACGGTGCTCGGGCTGGGGCTGGTGTACCTGGTCCCGCCGGTGGCCGCGTTCGCCGGGGCCGCCACCGGGCGGTGGGGGACGGCCGCGGCCGGCGGAGCCGCCTGGGCGCTGATGGCGGGGACCTTCGCGCCGATGCTGCGGTACTACCGGCAGCCGGTGGCGTCGGCGGTGCTGCTGCCGTTCACGGCGCTGCTCTACCTGCTGATGACGGTGGACTCCGCCGTCCAGCACGGGCGCGGGCGGGGCGCCGCCTGGAAGGGGCGGACCTATCCGCGGCCCGCCGACGGCCCGGGGGGCGGGGACGGCCCTGGGGACGGTCCCGGAAATGCGCTTGGGAATCGGACCATGATCGGGGAAGACTGA